Genomic DNA from Neisseria lisongii:
GTATTGCGCACCCACACCTCGCCGATTCAAATCCGCTATATGCTGGACAAAAAAAATCCCCCAATCCGCATTATCGCCCCGGGTCGGGTGTACCGTGTGGACAGCGATGCCACCCACTCGCCGATGTTCCACCAAGCCGAAGGTTTGTGGGTGGAAGAGGGCGTAACCTTTGCCGATTTGAAAGCCGTGTTCACCGATTTTATCCGCCGCTTCTTCGAGCGGGATGATTTGCAGGTGCGCTTCCGTCCGTCCTTCTTCCCGTTTACCGAACCTTCCGCCGAAATCGACATCATGGGCGAAAACGGCAAATGGCTGGAAGTCGGCGGCTGCGGCATGGTACACCCGAATGTGTTGAAAAACGTCAATATCGATCCTGAAAAATACACCGGCTTCGCCTTCGGTATCGGCCTCGACCGCTTCGCCATGCTGCGCTACAACGTCAACGACCTGCGCCTGTTTTTCGATAACGATTTGAATTTCTTGAAACAGTTTAAATAAACCGACAGGCCGTCTGAAAATCTACTTTCAGACGGCATACCCAACAAAAAACATAAAGTTTTCCAATGAAAGAATTAACCATTCAGCCGCTGATAAACGCCATCAACCGCCTGCAAGAGGGTTGGCTGCGTTATCTGCAAGACACGAGTGATACGCAAATTCGTGATGGCTTAATTCAACGTTTTGAATTTACTTATGAAATCAGTCATAAAATTTTAAAGCGTTATTTGGAGAACACATCAGCGAATCCTGAACAATTCGATATGATGAGTTTCCAAGACTTAATCCGAACCGCCAATGAACAATCTTTATTGCTTGGCGATTGGCAGGATTGGAAACAATATCGAGATATGCGAGCCAGAACCAGCCATACCTACGATGAAGCCATTGCGCTTGCCGTGGTGCAAGGGATTGAGAAATTTCTCGCCGAAGCGCAATTTTTGGCGCAGCAGTTACAGCAAAGGCAAGCATGATCACCATCGCTCCCGAAGATTTGCAGATGGTGCAAAACATTCTGCGGCAATATATTCCTCAGCGCACCGTTTGGGCATTTGGTTCACGGGTCGTAGG
This window encodes:
- the pheS gene encoding phenylalanine--tRNA ligase subunit alpha; its protein translation is MENVNRIVAEGITAVESAADFNALEQVKAQYLGKTGQLTGLLKTLGQMSPEERKTIGAHINECKNQFQTAYNAKRDALNEAKLQAQLAAEALDVTLPGRGQAAGGLHPVTLTLQRVVELFHGMGFEVADGPEIEDDFHNFQALNIPANHPARAMQDTFYVENGDVLRTHTSPIQIRYMLDKKNPPIRIIAPGRVYRVDSDATHSPMFHQAEGLWVEEGVTFADLKAVFTDFIRRFFERDDLQVRFRPSFFPFTEPSAEIDIMGENGKWLEVGGCGMVHPNVLKNVNIDPEKYTGFAFGIGLDRFAMLRYNVNDLRLFFDNDLNFLKQFK
- a CDS encoding HI0074 family nucleotidyltransferase substrate-binding subunit — protein: MKELTIQPLINAINRLQEGWLRYLQDTSDTQIRDGLIQRFEFTYEISHKILKRYLENTSANPEQFDMMSFQDLIRTANEQSLLLGDWQDWKQYRDMRARTSHTYDEAIALAVVQGIEKFLAEAQFLAQQLQQRQA